In Juglans microcarpa x Juglans regia isolate MS1-56 chromosome 7D, Jm3101_v1.0, whole genome shotgun sequence, the following are encoded in one genomic region:
- the LOC121239107 gene encoding UDP-glucose iridoid glucosyltransferase-like isoform X1: MEKNGQKHRRRLVLLPCPFQGHINPMLQLGSFLHSKGFSITVIHCKFNSPNPSNHPSFEFIPFQDGLSGDDISSGDLVRIIQVANVGCKSHLQECLSQIMTQRRGGQNDDVACIIHDELLYISQAVANSLKLPSIVLRTTSAATFLARTAILTLEGYIPFQGIYVTIDSASQDPVPGFHLLRFKDLPVPRSKTLCGFEQLVVDSYNIGTSSAIVWNTMESLELSLLEQIQQQCQVPVLPVGPVHKFAPASYSSSLLEEDTSCMSWLGKQTKNSVIYVSMGSIASMDEKELAEMAWGLANSQQPFLWVIRPGSNSYGSDQWIEELPKVLRETLGEKGCIVKWAPQKEVLAHSAVGGFLSHCGWNSTLESICEGVPMICRPSFGDQKVNARYLSHVWRVGLELEELERGQIEKAVRKLMVDKEGEVVRENANNLKGKVELCIREGGSSDNSLNRLADMIMSF; the protein is encoded by the exons ATGGAAAAGAACGGACAGAAACATCGGCGCCGGTTAGTTCTACTGCCATGTCCATTTCAAGGACACATAAATCCCATGCTTCAACTAGGTAGCTTTCTTCACTCCAAGGGATTCTCCATTACAGTTATTCACTGCAAGTTCAACTCTCCTAACCCTTCCAACCATCCTTCTTTCGAGTTCATTCCGTTCCAGGATGGCTTATCCGGGGACGACATATCATCCGGGGATCTAGTAAGAATTATACAGGTGGCGAATGTCGGATGCAAATCGCATCTCCAGGAATGCTTGTCTCAGATAATGACGCAACGGCGAGGAGGCCAAAACGATGATGTCGCCTGCATCATCCATGATGAGCTCTTGTACATCTCCCAGGCTGTGGCCAATTCTTTGAAGCTTCCAAGCATCGTCTTACGCACCACCAGTGCTGCTACTTTTTTGGCTCGTACTGCCATTCTCACACTCGAAGGTTACATTCCCTTTCAAGGTATATATGTGACTATAG ATTCTGCGTCACAGGACCCAGTCCCTGGTTTTCATCTACTCAGGTTTAAGGATCTACCCGTTCCCAGGTCTAAAACTTTATGCGGCTTTGAGCAGCTAGTTGTTGACTCGTATAATATTGGAACATCATCAGCCATCGTTTGGAATACCATGGAAAGCCTTGAACTATCATTATTGGAGCAAATCCAACAACAATGCCAAGTTCCAGTTCTTCCCGTCGGTCCTGTGCACAAATTTGCTCCAGCCTCTTATAGCAGTAGCTTATTGGAAGAAGACACGAGCTGTATGTCATGGCTTGGGAAGCAAACTAAAAACTCAGTTATATACGTAAGCATGGGAAGCATAGCATCCATGGATGAGAAAGAGCTAGCTGAAATGGCATGGGGACTAGCCAACAGTCAGCAGCCTTTCTTGTGGGTGATTCGACCTGGCTCAAATAGTTACGGTTCAGATCAATGGATAGAAGAACTTCCTAAAGTTCTCAGAGAAACTCTTGGAGAGAAAGGTTGCATTGTGAAATGGGCACCCCAGAAGGAAGTTCTGGCACATAGCGCGGTGGGAGGGTTTTTGAGCCATTGTGGCTGGAACTCAACGCTGGAGAGTATTTGTGAAGGGGTTCCAATGATTTGCAGACCTTCTTTCGGGGACCAGAAAGTGAATGCAAGGTACCTGAGCCATGTGTGGAGGGTAGGTTTGGAATTGGAGGAGTTGGAGAGAGGTCAGATAGAGAAAGCTGTAAGAAAATTAATGGTGGATAAGGAAGGGGAGGTGGTGAGAGAGAATGCTAATAATCTGAAGGGAAAAGTTGAACTTTGTATTAGAGAAGGTGGTTCGTCCGACAACTCCCTGAACAGGTTGGCGGATATGATCATGTCATTTTAA
- the LOC121239107 gene encoding UDP-glucose iridoid glucosyltransferase-like isoform X2: MEKNGQKHRRRLVLLPCPFQGHINPMLQLGSFLHSKGFSITVIHCKFNSPNPSNHPSFEFIPFQDGLSGDDISSGDLVRIIQVANVGCKSHLQECLSQIMTQRRGGQNDDVACIIHDELLYISQAVANSLKLPSIVLRTTSAATFLARTAILTLEGYIPFQDSASQDPVPGFHLLRFKDLPVPRSKTLCGFEQLVVDSYNIGTSSAIVWNTMESLELSLLEQIQQQCQVPVLPVGPVHKFAPASYSSSLLEEDTSCMSWLGKQTKNSVIYVSMGSIASMDEKELAEMAWGLANSQQPFLWVIRPGSNSYGSDQWIEELPKVLRETLGEKGCIVKWAPQKEVLAHSAVGGFLSHCGWNSTLESICEGVPMICRPSFGDQKVNARYLSHVWRVGLELEELERGQIEKAVRKLMVDKEGEVVRENANNLKGKVELCIREGGSSDNSLNRLADMIMSF, from the exons ATGGAAAAGAACGGACAGAAACATCGGCGCCGGTTAGTTCTACTGCCATGTCCATTTCAAGGACACATAAATCCCATGCTTCAACTAGGTAGCTTTCTTCACTCCAAGGGATTCTCCATTACAGTTATTCACTGCAAGTTCAACTCTCCTAACCCTTCCAACCATCCTTCTTTCGAGTTCATTCCGTTCCAGGATGGCTTATCCGGGGACGACATATCATCCGGGGATCTAGTAAGAATTATACAGGTGGCGAATGTCGGATGCAAATCGCATCTCCAGGAATGCTTGTCTCAGATAATGACGCAACGGCGAGGAGGCCAAAACGATGATGTCGCCTGCATCATCCATGATGAGCTCTTGTACATCTCCCAGGCTGTGGCCAATTCTTTGAAGCTTCCAAGCATCGTCTTACGCACCACCAGTGCTGCTACTTTTTTGGCTCGTACTGCCATTCTCACACTCGAAGGTTACATTCCCTTTCAAG ATTCTGCGTCACAGGACCCAGTCCCTGGTTTTCATCTACTCAGGTTTAAGGATCTACCCGTTCCCAGGTCTAAAACTTTATGCGGCTTTGAGCAGCTAGTTGTTGACTCGTATAATATTGGAACATCATCAGCCATCGTTTGGAATACCATGGAAAGCCTTGAACTATCATTATTGGAGCAAATCCAACAACAATGCCAAGTTCCAGTTCTTCCCGTCGGTCCTGTGCACAAATTTGCTCCAGCCTCTTATAGCAGTAGCTTATTGGAAGAAGACACGAGCTGTATGTCATGGCTTGGGAAGCAAACTAAAAACTCAGTTATATACGTAAGCATGGGAAGCATAGCATCCATGGATGAGAAAGAGCTAGCTGAAATGGCATGGGGACTAGCCAACAGTCAGCAGCCTTTCTTGTGGGTGATTCGACCTGGCTCAAATAGTTACGGTTCAGATCAATGGATAGAAGAACTTCCTAAAGTTCTCAGAGAAACTCTTGGAGAGAAAGGTTGCATTGTGAAATGGGCACCCCAGAAGGAAGTTCTGGCACATAGCGCGGTGGGAGGGTTTTTGAGCCATTGTGGCTGGAACTCAACGCTGGAGAGTATTTGTGAAGGGGTTCCAATGATTTGCAGACCTTCTTTCGGGGACCAGAAAGTGAATGCAAGGTACCTGAGCCATGTGTGGAGGGTAGGTTTGGAATTGGAGGAGTTGGAGAGAGGTCAGATAGAGAAAGCTGTAAGAAAATTAATGGTGGATAAGGAAGGGGAGGTGGTGAGAGAGAATGCTAATAATCTGAAGGGAAAAGTTGAACTTTGTATTAGAGAAGGTGGTTCGTCCGACAACTCCCTGAACAGGTTGGCGGATATGATCATGTCATTTTAA